The Alcaligenes faecalis sequence GAGGCAATCATCGTGTAGATTCCCAGACCCAGTGCAGCCAGCACGGCCAGGTACACAAGGCCGACAAGCAACTGCAACCAAGGCGAGAGCCCTGAACGTTCGCCCGGCAAGGACCAAGGCAAAACCAGCAAGGGCTTTTCCACCAGAAACGGCAGGTTTGCCGTCATCACGGAAAGAACAATCAAGACCCAGATGGAAAGGCTTTGGTCCATAGTGCTACCTACTTAAAACTGCAAGGACGACTGAATCACGCGGATGCAGGTATCCATCAAACCACCCGGCAACAAGCCCAGGCCGATAATCAGAACACCGTTCACCAGCATGACCAACTTGGTCAGCAAGCCCGTTGCCACAGGATGCTCTTCACCTTCGGGTTCGTCGAAGTAAACAACCTTCACGACACGCAGATAGTAGAAAGCACCGATCAAGGACATGATCACGGCAAACACGGCCAGCCAGACATAGCCCGCGCCCACCACGGCTTGCAGAACACTCAGCTTGGCGGCAAAGCCGGACAGCGGAGGAATACCAGCCAGGGAGAACATGGACAGCAGCCAGACCAAAGCCAAGCCAGGGTTGCGACGGTTCAAACCCTTCAGGTCGCTGATGTTTTCACATTCAAAACCACGACGGCTCAAAACCAGGATCAGACCGAAGGTACTCAGTGTGGTCAGAACATAGATCACCACGTAGAACAGCGAAGCACCGTAGGCTTGAGAGTGAGTCTCGCCATTGAACACGCCAGCCAGCAAGCCCAGGAAAATAAAACCCATGTGCGAGATGGTCGAATACGCAAGCATACGCTTGAGATTCTTTTGCATGATCGCCGTCAGGTTACCCAGAGCCAGCGACAGCACGGCCATGATCAGCAGCATGGGCTGCCAGTCCACGGCAATACCGTGCAGGGCTTCAATCAGGAAGCGCATGGTCACGGCAAAAGCAGCCAGTTTGGGAGCCGCACCGATGATCAGGGTGACGGTAGTTGGGGCGCCTTGGTAGACGTCCGGTGTCCACATGTGGAAAGGAGCCGCCGTCAACTTGAAGGCCAGACCAGCCACCACAAACACCACACCGAAGACCAGCGCCAGACGCTCGGCTTGACCGTTGGAGATGACTTCAGCGATGAGCGGGAATTCCAGATGGCCGGTAGCGCCAAAGATCATGGACATACCGTACAGCAAGATACCCGATGCCAAGGCACCCAGTACGAAGTACTTCAGAGCCGCTTCGATGGACTGGCGATGTTCACGACGCAGCGCAACCAGTGCGTACAGCGCAAAGGACATCAGCTCCACACCCAGATAAGCGGTCAACATGCTGTTGGCCGAAATCATGATCATCTGGCCCAGCAGAGCCATCAAAGTCAGGGTGTACAGTTCGCCACCACGCTCCATCATGTCACGCTGCTCAGCGTATTCACGACCGTAGATCAGGGTGGCGGCCACGGCTGCACACGAGAGCAGCTTCAGGAAGTGAGCCATTTCGTCCACGACGAACAGGCCACCAAAGGAGACACCGCTCACGCCCTTGGACCACTGCCAGGCTACGCTGGCCGCAACCACGGCAAGCGTCAGCAGGCTGAAAACAAACGTCGAATGGCGCTGTTTGTGTGTACTGAATGCATCAAAAATCAGCACACACGAAGCCAGAACCAGGAGCAGGATCTCGGGCAAAGCCAGAGAAAAGTTAAAGGTAGTATCCATAGTGATTCGGCCTACAGTTTCGAGATGGAGACGTGTTGCAGCAACGCTTCAACCGAAACGTGCATGACCTCGGTGAATGGCTTGGGATAGACCCCCATGCCCAGCACCGCAATCGCCATTACGCCAAGAACGAAGAACTCACGGCCACTCAGATCGCTCATGCCAGCAACCTTGTCATTGCCGACAGGGCCAAAGGCCACGCGCTTGAGCATCCACAGCGAGTAAGACGCACCGGTAATCAGCGCCGTTGCTGTCAACAGACCAATCCAGAAGTTGTACTCAACCGCGCCCATGATGACGGTGAACTCACCGATAAAGCCGCTGGTACCTGGCAAACCGCTGTTGGCCATCGAGAACAGCACAAAGAAGGTGACGAAACGAGGCATAACCTTGACCACACCACCGTAATCGGCGATCTGGCGGCTGTGCAGACGGTCGTACAGAACACCGATACACAGGAACATGGCGCCGGACACAAAACCGTGCGAGATCATTTGCATGATCGCGCCTTCCATACCCGTCGTGTTGAACACGAAAAAGCCCAGGGTGACAAAACCCATATGAGCCACAGAGGAGTACGCCACCAGCTTTTTCATGTCGTCCTGAACAATGGCGACCAGACCAATGTAGATCACCGCGACCAGGGACAAGGCAATGATGATTCCGGCCAGTCCTTGCGAGGCATCAGGAGCGATGGGCAGGGAAAAGCGCAGGAAACCGTAAGCACCCAGCTTCAACATGATGGCAGCCAGCACCACGGAACCACCCGTAGGTGCTTCCACGTGGGCATCTGGCAACCAGGTGTGGACAGGCCACATAGGCACTTTCACTGCAAACGCCATGAACAGCGCCACAAAGATCAGCACCTGCGTGGTGTAGTCCAAGGGGACTTTGTGCCAGGTCAGAATATCGAAGGTGCCGCCGGACACGTTCCACAGGTAGATGAAAGCAACCAGCGTCAGCAGGGAGCCCATCAGGGTGTAGAGGAAGAACTTGACCGATGCATACACGCGATTTGGACCACCCCAGATACCGATGATCAGATACATCGGGATCAGCGTGGCTTCAAAGAACACGTAGAACAGCAAGCCATCCAAAGCGGCAAACACGCCAACCATCAGACCCGACAGGATCAGGAAGGCACCCATATATTGCGCCACGCGGCTGGTAATCACCTGCCAGCCCGCCAGCACCACGATCACCGTGATGAAAGCGGTCAGCAGAACAAACCACATGGAAATACCGTCCACGCCAAGGTGGTAATTCACCTTGAAGGCATCAATCCAGGGGGCCAGCTCGACAAACTGCATGTCGGCTGTACCGGGATTGAAGCCGGTATACAGAGGAATAGTGACAACAAGACCGGCAATCGAACCCAGCAGAGCCAGCCAGCGGGTGAAGGTGGGACGATCATCACGTCCCAGAGCCAGCACCAACAGGCCAGCGACGATGGGTACGAAAATCGCCAGCGTTAACCAAGGAAGAGTAGAAGACGCCATATCGCTAGCCATTACCGAACCGTCAGTACAAAAAAGGATAAGAGCGCCAGGATCCCGAGGATCATGGCAAAGGCGTAGTGATAGACGTAGCCGGACTGGATATGACGGCTGATTGCAGCCACCCAGCCCACTACGCGCGCACTACCGTTGACCACCAGGCCGTCAATCAGACCGCGGTCAGCACCTTTCCAGAGGCCCGTACCCAGGCAGCGAACGCCACGAGACAGCACTTGCTCGTTGAACCAGTCAACGTAGTACTTGTTCTCCAGGATACGGTAGATAAAAGAGCAGTTCTTCTTGATAGCGGCAGGCAAGGCCGGATTAACCAGATACATGTACCAGGCCACCACAGCACCGGCTACAACCAGCCAGAATGGCACCGTCACAAAACCGTGCAAG is a genomic window containing:
- the nuoN gene encoding NADH-quinone oxidoreductase subunit NuoN; translated protein: MDTTFNFSLALPEILLLVLASCVLIFDAFSTHKQRHSTFVFSLLTLAVVAASVAWQWSKGVSGVSFGGLFVVDEMAHFLKLLSCAAVAATLIYGREYAEQRDMMERGGELYTLTLMALLGQMIMISANSMLTAYLGVELMSFALYALVALRREHRQSIEAALKYFVLGALASGILLYGMSMIFGATGHLEFPLIAEVISNGQAERLALVFGVVFVVAGLAFKLTAAPFHMWTPDVYQGAPTTVTLIIGAAPKLAAFAVTMRFLIEALHGIAVDWQPMLLIMAVLSLALGNLTAIMQKNLKRMLAYSTISHMGFIFLGLLAGVFNGETHSQAYGASLFYVVIYVLTTLSTFGLILVLSRRGFECENISDLKGLNRRNPGLALVWLLSMFSLAGIPPLSGFAAKLSVLQAVVGAGYVWLAVFAVIMSLIGAFYYLRVVKVVYFDEPEGEEHPVATGLLTKLVMLVNGVLIIGLGLLPGGLMDTCIRVIQSSLQF
- a CDS encoding NADH-quinone oxidoreductase subunit M — encoded protein: MASSTLPWLTLAIFVPIVAGLLVLALGRDDRPTFTRWLALLGSIAGLVVTIPLYTGFNPGTADMQFVELAPWIDAFKVNYHLGVDGISMWFVLLTAFITVIVVLAGWQVITSRVAQYMGAFLILSGLMVGVFAALDGLLFYVFFEATLIPMYLIIGIWGGPNRVYASVKFFLYTLMGSLLTLVAFIYLWNVSGGTFDILTWHKVPLDYTTQVLIFVALFMAFAVKVPMWPVHTWLPDAHVEAPTGGSVVLAAIMLKLGAYGFLRFSLPIAPDASQGLAGIIIALSLVAVIYIGLVAIVQDDMKKLVAYSSVAHMGFVTLGFFVFNTTGMEGAIMQMISHGFVSGAMFLCIGVLYDRLHSRQIADYGGVVKVMPRFVTFFVLFSMANSGLPGTSGFIGEFTVIMGAVEYNFWIGLLTATALITGASYSLWMLKRVAFGPVGNDKVAGMSDLSGREFFVLGVMAIAVLGMGVYPKPFTEVMHVSVEALLQHVSISKL